One genomic segment of Brachionichthys hirsutus isolate HB-005 chromosome 13, CSIRO-AGI_Bhir_v1, whole genome shotgun sequence includes these proteins:
- the LOC137903523 gene encoding gap junction alpha-9 protein-like has product MGDWNFLGGILEEVHIHSTMVGKIWLTILFIFRMLVLGVAAEDVWNDEQSDFVCNTEQPGCRNVCYDEAFPISLIRYWVLQVIFVSSPSLVYMCHAIYQLRALEKERHGKKVALRREMEAADAELVEVRKRIEKEMRQLEQGKLNKAPLRGSLLCTYVAHIVSRSVVEVSFMTGQYILYGHRLHPLYKCEREPCPNVVDCFVSRPTEKTVFMMFMQGIACISLFLSLLEIMHLGFKRLRKGILDCYPHLKDDLDDYYVNKPKKNSVVHQVCVGTSVVPNAPCGYTLLLEKQGNGPAYPLLNASSAFVPIQGDPGAKADDHKDSKEGMPSPTEENSSSANTSSETRSPSTDKHGEPEERPSPLHEDVRRDSSEYPPLPAADTVSSAALPGSARKSRKVTPPWNCSILVEGSGSDSGDSYHENSSPKLRSGCVGPRARMLSKSDVKRMSRSQSPDSVGELSSVSRHSHESNSASTSSPNRRASAASSGGGGGRRAPTDLQI; this is encoded by the coding sequence TGGCTCACCATCCTGTTCATATTCCGGATGTTGGTCCTGGGCGTCGCCGCGGAGGACGTGTGGAACGACGAGCAGTCCGACTTCGTCTGCAACACGGAGCAGCCCGGCTGCCGCAACGTCTGCTACGACGAGGCCTTCCCCATCTCCCTCATCCGCTACTGGGTGCTGCAGGTGATCTTCGTGTCCTCGCCTTCGCTGGTCTACATGTGCCACGCCATCTATCAGCTGCGAGCTCTGGAGAAGGAGCGCCACGGCAAGAAGGTGGCTCTCCGGCGGGAGATGGAAGCGGCGGACGCGGAGCTGGTGGAGGTGCGAAAGAGGATCGAGAAGGAGATGAGGCAGCTCGAGCAGGGGAAGCTGAACAAGGCCCCGCTGAGGGGTTCGCTGTTGTGCACCTACGTGGCTCACATTGTGAGCCGCTCAGTGGTGGAGGTCAGCTTCATGACGGGTCAGTACATCCTCTACGGACACCGCCTCCACCCCCTTTACAAGTGTGAAAGGGAGCCGTGCCCCAACGTGGTGGATTGCTTTGTCTCCAGGCCCACTGAGAAAACGGTCTTCATGATGTTCATGCAAGGAATTGCCTGCATCTCCCTTTTCCTCAGCCTTCTTGAGATCATGCACCTGGGATTCAAGAGGCTGAGGAAGGGCATCCTGGACTGCTACCCGCACCTGAAGGACGATCTGGACGATTATTACGTCAACAAGCCCAAGAAGAACTCGGTGGTGCATCAGGTGTGCGTGGGCACATCGGTCGTTCCCAACGCGCCGTGCGGATACACGTTGCTCTTGGAGAAGCAGGGCAATGGACCTGCCTACCCTCTTCTTAACGCGTCCTCGGCCTTCGTCCCCATACAGGGGGACCCTGGGGCAAAGGCGGACGATCACAAGGACAGCAAAGAGGGAATGCCTAGCCCGACAGAGGAGAACAGCAGCTCCGCCAACACCAGCAGCGAGACGCGATCTCCCTCCACAGACAAGCACGGCGAGCCGGAGGAACGGCCGTCACCCCTTCACGAGGACGTGCGCCGCGACAGCTCGGAGTACCCCCCGCTCCCTGCCGCGGACACGGTCTCCTCCGCGGCGCTGCCGGGGTCGGCGAGGAAGTCCCGGAAGGTCACTCCACCGTGGAACTGCTCCATCCTGGTGGAGGGGAGTGGCTCCGACAGCGGAGATTCCTACCACGAGAACAGCAGCCCGAAGCTACGGAGCGGCTGCGTTGGCCCCCGGGCGAGGATGCTCTCCAAGTCGGACGTTAAGAGAATGAGCAGATCCCAGAGCCCCGATTCTGTGGGGGAGCTGAGCTCCGTATCTCGACACAGCCACGAAAGCAACAGCGCGTCTACGTCCTCTCCCAACCGCCGCGCGTCGGCGgccagcagcggcggcggcggcggcagacgAGCACCAACGGATCTGCAGATATGA